A region from the Melioribacter roseus P3M-2 genome encodes:
- a CDS encoding T9SS type A sorting domain-containing protein: MLRYLIILILFCSTDYYFQTIHEIPFGSRNNLIELEIVNGTEVNLSGIYLEIKSKPDWLEIVSVDDKIDEIKRDGQKTAVIIFSVDKNAELDKEESMTIEIRNQYGVIEEKEIKIKAAPPKEYLLEQNYPNPFNPVTKIGYQIPSEGKITLIIYDILGRAVKVLFEGVRKPGYYVAEFNGANLSSGVYICSLKGNGIRIDRKMLLLK, encoded by the coding sequence ATGTTACGGTATTTAATTATATTAATTCTCTTTTGCAGTACAGACTATTACTTTCAGACAATTCACGAAATACCTTTCGGAAGCCGTAACAATTTAATAGAACTGGAAATTGTAAACGGCACGGAAGTGAATTTGAGCGGCATATATCTTGAAATCAAAAGCAAACCCGACTGGCTGGAAATAGTGTCCGTTGATGACAAAATCGACGAAATCAAACGGGATGGACAAAAAACGGCGGTAATTATTTTTTCCGTTGACAAAAATGCCGAATTAGACAAAGAAGAATCGATGACTATCGAAATTCGTAATCAATACGGAGTGATTGAAGAAAAAGAGATAAAGATTAAAGCGGCGCCTCCGAAGGAATATCTGCTCGAGCAAAACTATCCCAACCCGTTTAATCCCGTAACTAAAATCGGATATCAGATTCCTTCGGAAGGAAAAATAACACTGATAATTTACGATATTCTCGGCAGAGCAGTAAAAGTCTTGTTCGAAGGCGTGCGCAAACCCGGCTATTACGTAGCAGAATTTAACGGCGCTAATTTATCCAGCGGCGTTTATATTTGCAGTTTGAAAGGAAACGGCATCAGAATCGACAGAAAAATGCTCCTTCTCAAATAA
- a CDS encoding sialate O-acetylesterase, with amino-acid sequence MKKFQSTIILLLLASILYAQVRLPKLISDGMILQREVPIKIWGWASPGEKVEIKFVDSAYSVAASDKGKWQIMIPPQNAGGPYKMEISASNKITINDILIGDVWVCSGQSNMELPMRRVEPVYKDIIANSSNKYIRQFYVPREYCFTERKKDFSDGKWTEANPQTVLDFTAVGYFFARELYDKYKIPIGLINTSLGGSPAEAWMSEEALKEFPHYYEELQKFKDYSLIEKIRKSDSVRINNWYTALRRKDEGYKNPDTPWYSTAMNTAGWDSIAIPGYWTNTPLEGTNGAVWFRKEIEIPESADKSSGLLILGRIVDADSVFVNGKFIGTVSYQYPPRRYRLPEGVLKPGRNLITVRVISNLGDGGFVPDKQYELVLKDTTIDLKGYWKYKTGAVMPPLESQTFIRWKPGGLFNAMLAPLFNYKIKGVVWYQGESNADRPVEYRRLFPALIKDWRNNWHQGDFPFLFVQLANFMEPDSAPSNSNWALLREAQTKALDLPNTGMAVTIDIGEWNDIHPLNKKDAGKRLALAAMKIAYGEDPVFSGPVYKSMRIEGNKIIIDFSHTGGGLVCKGNQLKHFAIAGADKKFVWANAEIKDNKVIVWSDEIKNPVAVRYAWADNPEGANLYNKEGLPASPFRTDDW; translated from the coding sequence ATGAAAAAGTTTCAATCGACAATCATTCTCCTTTTGCTTGCAAGTATTCTCTATGCGCAGGTTCGTCTTCCCAAATTGATAAGCGACGGAATGATATTGCAACGCGAAGTTCCTATCAAAATATGGGGATGGGCTTCGCCAGGCGAAAAAGTCGAAATCAAATTTGTCGATTCCGCTTATAGCGTCGCGGCTTCCGATAAAGGCAAATGGCAGATAATGATTCCTCCTCAAAATGCCGGCGGGCCCTATAAAATGGAAATCTCGGCTTCCAATAAAATTACAATAAACGATATTTTAATCGGAGACGTTTGGGTCTGTTCGGGTCAGTCGAACATGGAACTGCCGATGCGCAGGGTCGAACCCGTTTATAAGGATATAATTGCAAACTCAAGCAATAAATATATACGACAGTTTTACGTACCGCGCGAATATTGTTTTACCGAAAGGAAGAAAGATTTTTCGGACGGTAAATGGACAGAAGCGAATCCTCAAACCGTTCTCGACTTTACCGCCGTCGGTTATTTTTTTGCAAGAGAGTTATACGATAAATATAAAATCCCGATCGGACTGATAAATACGAGTTTGGGCGGTTCGCCTGCCGAAGCCTGGATGAGCGAAGAAGCTTTAAAAGAATTTCCACATTATTACGAAGAGCTCCAAAAGTTCAAGGATTATAGCTTAATCGAAAAAATCAGAAAAAGCGACAGCGTAAGAATTAATAATTGGTATACTGCGCTCAGGCGCAAAGACGAGGGATATAAAAATCCCGATACGCCATGGTATTCGACCGCTATGAATACTGCCGGCTGGGATTCGATTGCAATTCCGGGATATTGGACAAATACCCCGCTCGAAGGAACGAACGGAGCGGTATGGTTTCGAAAAGAAATCGAGATACCTGAATCCGCCGATAAAAGTTCGGGACTTCTTATACTCGGCAGAATTGTGGACGCCGATTCGGTTTTCGTAAACGGTAAATTCATCGGTACTGTCAGTTACCAATATCCGCCGAGGAGATACCGATTACCCGAAGGCGTTCTTAAGCCCGGCAGAAACCTGATTACCGTTAGAGTAATAAGCAATCTCGGCGATGGAGGGTTCGTGCCCGACAAACAGTACGAACTCGTTTTAAAAGACACGACAATCGACCTGAAGGGATACTGGAAATATAAAACCGGAGCCGTAATGCCTCCGCTCGAAAGTCAAACTTTTATCCGATGGAAGCCCGGCGGACTTTTTAACGCAATGTTAGCCCCGCTTTTCAATTATAAAATCAAAGGCGTCGTTTGGTATCAGGGCGAATCGAATGCGGACAGACCGGTTGAATACAGGCGTCTTTTCCCTGCTTTAATAAAGGACTGGCGAAACAATTGGCATCAGGGTGATTTCCCGTTCCTATTCGTTCAACTTGCAAATTTTATGGAACCCGATTCGGCGCCTTCAAACAGCAATTGGGCTCTTTTGAGGGAAGCTCAAACAAAAGCTCTCGATTTGCCGAATACAGGAATGGCTGTAACAATCGATATCGGCGAATGGAACGATATACATCCGCTAAACAAAAAAGACGCGGGCAAAAGACTTGCTTTGGCGGCAATGAAAATTGCTTATGGCGAAGATCCGGTTTTTTCCGGACCGGTATATAAATCGATGCGAATCGAAGGGAACAAAATAATTATCGATTTTTCGCATACGGGCGGAGGTCTAGTTTGCAAAGGAAATCAATTAAAACATTTTGCCATTGCAGGCGCCGACAAAAAATTCGTATGGGCTAATGCGGAAATCAAAGACAATAAAGTAATTGTTTGGAGCGATGAGATTAAGAATCCGGTCGCCGTTCGATATGCGTGGGCGGATAATCCCGAAGGCGCTAATCTTTACAACAAAGAGGGTCTTCCCGCCTCGCCTTTCAGAACCGACGACTGGTAA
- a CDS encoding phosphatase PAP2 family protein, whose translation MQADQPVRDAVMKDRRRYSSFPMKFGKAWGDLYTAPAIALLTGLYGNLSGNKTYSKIGFEIMQTMLYSGMVTGFIKAAAGRARPFTDKGSSFYKPFTFFDDDYHSLPSGHATLAFGLSTVLANNTDSDYLKALFYLPAVLTAVSRVYHDNHWTSDVLLGAAIGYLTARWVYGKHARNDSSEQIGFMQDKEFNWIYVKINF comes from the coding sequence ATGCAAGCGGACCAACCCGTAAGAGACGCCGTAATGAAAGACCGGCGGCGCTATTCTTCTTTTCCGATGAAATTCGGGAAAGCCTGGGGCGATCTTTATACGGCTCCCGCCATAGCTCTTTTGACCGGTTTGTACGGAAATCTGTCGGGCAATAAAACTTATTCTAAAATCGGGTTCGAAATTATGCAAACGATGCTCTATTCGGGCATGGTTACGGGTTTTATTAAAGCAGCTGCGGGACGCGCTCGGCCTTTTACGGACAAAGGTTCTTCTTTCTATAAACCTTTTACATTTTTTGACGACGACTATCATTCTCTGCCGTCCGGTCATGCCACGCTTGCTTTCGGTTTGTCGACCGTTCTTGCAAACAATACGGATTCCGATTATCTGAAAGCTCTTTTCTATCTTCCGGCTGTTTTGACGGCAGTTTCGCGAGTCTATCACGACAATCATTGGACTTCCGACGTATTGCTCGGGGCGGCAATCGGTTATTTAACAGCCAGATGGGTCTACGGCAAACATGCTCGAAACGATTCAAGCGAACAAATCGGTTTTATGCAGGACAAAGAGTTCAACTGGATATATGTAAAAATTAATTTTTAA
- a CDS encoding DUF190 domain-containing protein, whose amino-acid sequence MRISGEAKLLRIFVGESDKCGTVTVYEKIVLEARKSNLAGATVYKGIMGYGGTSRIHTAKFLRLSEDLPLVIEIVDEAEKIEKFIPTVEKIFEESNSGGLITLERAEIIKYTANK is encoded by the coding sequence ATGAGGATATCAGGCGAAGCCAAATTGCTCAGAATTTTTGTGGGCGAGTCCGACAAATGCGGGACGGTAACCGTATATGAAAAGATTGTGCTGGAAGCCCGCAAATCGAATTTAGCCGGCGCGACGGTTTATAAAGGAATTATGGGTTATGGCGGAACTAGCAGGATTCACACCGCAAAATTTTTGCGCCTCTCGGAGGACTTGCCGTTGGTTATCGAAATTGTGGACGAAGCCGAAAAAATCGAAAAGTTTATTCCCACGGTCGAAAAAATCTTCGAAGAATCGAATTCGGGCGGATTGATTACGCTCGAACGCGCTGAAATAATTAAATACACGGCAAACAAATGA
- the crcB gene encoding fluoride efflux transporter CrcB, translating to MAKFFIVFIGAGFGGSLRYYVSALFYRIFPVLFPVGTLAVNFLGSFLLGLLIYGFDERELISSNMKLLLGVGFCGGFTTFSTFSLETLNLLKESQFLLGGLNILLNVAVSLIGVYTAYIITR from the coding sequence ATGGCAAAATTTTTTATAGTATTTATCGGAGCCGGTTTCGGAGGGAGTCTCCGCTATTACGTATCGGCTCTATTTTACAGAATATTTCCCGTTTTATTTCCCGTCGGAACTCTGGCGGTAAATTTTCTGGGCAGTTTCCTTCTCGGATTATTGATTTACGGATTTGACGAACGCGAATTGATATCTTCGAATATGAAGTTATTGCTCGGAGTGGGATTCTGCGGCGGATTTACTACGTTTTCAACATTTTCTCTCGAAACTCTCAATCTTTTAAAAGAATCGCAATTTCTTCTCGGCGGACTGAATATATTGCTTAACGTAGCTGTATCGCTCATCGGAGTATACACTGCATATATTATAACGAGGTAA
- a CDS encoding DUF4097 family beta strand repeat-containing protein, with amino-acid sequence MRLITKTFTILSLLFISFGYLNAQSIIAEKSFDVSAGESLYVEASGSDVKVSAWDKNSVEVKVKGSKKTASKVKVDIDRIEDGVKVTVKKKRSGFFDWFGGAGGSLVEVKVPSDFKLEIETSGGDIALYSIKGEKRLETSGGDIKLSNTKGALTAETSGGDIVIDNHYGDVSASTSGGDITVKSIKGNVDVSTSGGDIRVRSNDGYVNAETSGGDIMVDLDGKYKGINASTSGGDIIINLPSDIDADVLLETWGGDIDCDYPNAKEMSVKRGKYEARFNNGGVKLYASTSGGDIVVKER; translated from the coding sequence ATGAGACTGATTACGAAAACATTCACAATTTTGAGTTTATTGTTCATATCGTTCGGTTATTTAAATGCTCAGAGTATAATTGCCGAAAAATCATTCGATGTTTCAGCCGGTGAGAGTCTTTACGTGGAAGCTTCCGGCAGCGACGTAAAAGTTTCCGCATGGGATAAAAACAGCGTGGAAGTAAAAGTCAAAGGGAGTAAAAAAACGGCTTCGAAAGTAAAAGTTGATATCGACAGAATTGAAGACGGTGTAAAAGTGACAGTAAAGAAAAAACGGAGCGGATTTTTCGACTGGTTCGGCGGCGCAGGAGGCTCTTTGGTTGAAGTTAAAGTACCGTCCGATTTCAAACTGGAAATCGAAACTTCCGGCGGCGACATAGCCCTCTATTCGATTAAAGGAGAAAAAAGGCTGGAAACATCGGGCGGCGACATTAAGCTTTCGAATACGAAAGGCGCTCTTACCGCTGAAACATCAGGCGGAGATATTGTAATCGATAATCATTACGGCGACGTTTCGGCTTCAACTTCAGGCGGCGACATTACGGTAAAGTCGATTAAAGGAAATGTCGATGTGTCGACTTCAGGAGGAGATATCAGAGTCCGTTCGAACGACGGCTACGTCAATGCCGAAACTTCCGGCGGCGATATTATGGTCGACCTTGACGGAAAATACAAAGGGATTAACGCCTCGACTTCGGGAGGAGACATTATAATAAATCTGCCTTCCGATATCGACGCGGACGTTCTGCTGGAAACATGGGGAGGCGATATCGACTGCGACTATCCGAACGCAAAGGAGATGTCCGTTAAAAGAGGAAAATACGAAGCGCGTTTTAATAACGGCGGCGTCAAATTGTACGCCTCGACTTCCGGCGGCGATATAGTTGTAAAAGAAAGATAA
- a CDS encoding type IX secretion system plug protein, with the protein MDAKAEPKQTVTIEFDVNSNSPPNFNIVFRFCDKNWKPYEDAFLLNQRYNTEYYLNFQRLPLHIEGARYHYTGAFPNKNVTFPFSGKWKFYVVDSYDPATVFAEGNFYVVYPEIKPITVLHKERFQGNEPDIPALARTISINTEFRIPDSLYPSEIMGVEIIENRKIGYPVIIDPAHTNDERFYEWNGNNEFKFIARNIRPGNEYRQTDLRDYNIYNAKEVYAQYDGIETSDFFHKRKKDLNGGSILTNYKSDYAEYLYVTFRIRPPEDIQAPVYLTGAFNNWRVLPEYEMYDDNGLLYLTLELKRGIYDYQYVTAYDITQPDWYILEGNFWETVNEYHIFIYYKSPEYGSYHKIIGYNKIISVNYE; encoded by the coding sequence ATCGACGCAAAAGCCGAACCGAAGCAGACTGTTACGATAGAATTCGACGTTAATTCGAATTCTCCTCCTAATTTCAATATTGTCTTCCGTTTTTGCGATAAGAACTGGAAGCCTTATGAAGACGCATTCCTTTTGAATCAGAGGTACAATACCGAATATTATCTCAATTTTCAGAGACTGCCGCTTCACATCGAAGGGGCGCGATATCATTATACGGGAGCTTTCCCGAATAAGAACGTTACTTTTCCGTTTTCGGGCAAGTGGAAATTCTATGTCGTCGATTCCTACGATCCAGCGACCGTGTTTGCCGAAGGGAATTTTTATGTGGTTTATCCGGAAATTAAGCCGATAACGGTTTTGCATAAAGAACGGTTTCAGGGCAACGAACCCGATATTCCCGCTCTTGCCAGAACAATTTCGATTAATACCGAATTCAGAATTCCCGATTCGCTCTACCCGTCGGAAATAATGGGAGTCGAAATAATTGAAAACAGGAAGATCGGCTATCCGGTTATAATCGATCCGGCGCATACGAACGACGAGCGTTTTTACGAATGGAACGGCAATAACGAATTCAAATTTATTGCAAGAAATATAAGACCGGGAAACGAATACCGTCAAACCGATTTGAGGGATTATAACATTTATAACGCTAAAGAAGTCTATGCTCAATACGACGGGATTGAGACTTCCGATTTTTTCCATAAAAGAAAAAAGGATTTAAATGGCGGTTCTATACTTACAAATTATAAAAGCGATTATGCGGAGTATCTTTATGTTACTTTCAGAATCCGACCGCCGGAAGATATTCAAGCTCCCGTTTATCTCACAGGAGCGTTCAACAATTGGCGAGTTCTTCCCGAATACGAAATGTACGACGATAACGGGCTCCTCTATTTGACTCTGGAACTCAAACGCGGAATTTACGATTACCAGTACGTAACCGCATACGATATAACTCAACCCGACTGGTATATTCTCGAAGGAAACTTTTGGGAAACTGTTAACGAATATCATATCTTCATTTATTATAAAAGTCCGGAATACGGATCTTATCACAAAATAATCGGTTATAACAAAATAATTTCGGTGAATTATGAATAA